The following proteins come from a genomic window of Acidimicrobiia bacterium:
- a CDS encoding metallophosphoesterase gives MLLVADVHGAFDDLARVIATGERVVVLGDLINFVDYRTGEGIAAEVFGVEFAQAAARYRRQGDFAASRRLWRERSAGREEEVRAQVGGAIAAQYAAMRSALAGGSGFVTHGNVDVPALLQSHLPDGFQYVNGEVVEFEGLRMGIVGGGSKTGLNAAGEISEEEMARLLEDMGPVDVLGTHVPPSIDPLRFDVITGRLEGGSEAVAEYLYRHQPLVHYFGDIHQPQASQWRVGRTRCVNVGYFRATARAVRHA, from the coding sequence ATGCTGCTGGTGGCAGATGTCCATGGGGCGTTCGACGATCTCGCCCGGGTCATCGCGACCGGTGAACGGGTGGTCGTCCTCGGCGATCTCATCAATTTCGTGGACTACCGAACGGGCGAGGGGATTGCCGCGGAAGTCTTCGGCGTGGAGTTCGCGCAGGCGGCGGCCCGGTATCGGAGGCAGGGTGACTTCGCTGCCTCGCGCCGCCTGTGGAGGGAGCGGTCGGCCGGCCGGGAGGAGGAGGTCCGCGCCCAGGTTGGCGGCGCTATCGCGGCTCAGTACGCGGCGATGCGGTCGGCCCTGGCCGGAGGTTCCGGCTTCGTTACCCATGGCAACGTCGACGTTCCGGCTCTGCTCCAATCCCACCTTCCGGACGGCTTCCAGTACGTGAACGGTGAAGTAGTTGAGTTCGAAGGGCTACGAATGGGAATTGTCGGTGGTGGTTCCAAGACCGGCCTCAACGCCGCCGGGGAGATCAGCGAAGAGGAAATGGCGCGGTTGCTCGAAGATATGGGGCCTGTTGACGTGCTCGGGACACATGTGCCCCCTTCGATCGATCCGCTGCGGTTCGATGTGATCACGGGCCGGCTCGAGGGCGGTTCGGAAGCGGTCGCCGAGTACCTTTATCGGCACCAACCCCTCGTGCACTACTTCGGGGACATCCACCAACCACAAGCATCACAGTGGCGGGTCGGGCGCACCCGGTGCGTCAACGTCGGCTATTTCAGGGCAACGGCGCGGGCGGTTCGTCACGCCTGA
- the hisN gene encoding histidinol-phosphatase, with protein sequence MDARQVMDLPIELEFALGLADLADRVTLAGFKALDLVVDTKPDMTPVSEADRRVEQLLRERITEQRVNHAVLGEEYGTSGSGEWTWIIDPIDATMNYVRGIPVFATLIALTRAGHAEVGVVTAPALGRRWWAANGHGAFLNGEPISVSSIAALEDAQLSISSLLDFDDHGLGEEGRSLSRRCWRTRGFGDFWSHMLVAEGAVDIAAEPIVNPWDLAALQIIVEEAGGRFTDFRGRTTYEGGTAISSNGLVHDEVLGLLGAV encoded by the coding sequence ATGGATGCGAGGCAGGTGATGGACCTCCCCATCGAACTCGAGTTTGCGCTAGGTCTAGCCGACCTCGCCGATCGCGTAACTCTGGCCGGCTTCAAGGCGCTGGATCTGGTCGTAGACACGAAGCCGGACATGACACCCGTTTCAGAAGCCGACCGACGAGTTGAACAACTCCTTCGTGAGCGAATTACCGAGCAGCGGGTGAATCACGCGGTCCTGGGGGAGGAGTACGGCACGTCTGGGTCGGGTGAGTGGACGTGGATCATCGATCCAATCGACGCCACCATGAACTACGTGCGCGGTATCCCTGTGTTCGCCACCCTGATCGCCCTGACACGAGCCGGGCATGCAGAGGTCGGTGTCGTCACCGCTCCCGCCCTCGGCCGCCGATGGTGGGCGGCAAACGGCCACGGTGCATTTCTCAACGGTGAACCGATCAGCGTTTCCAGTATCGCCGCTTTGGAAGACGCACAGCTGTCGATCAGTAGTCTCCTCGACTTCGATGACCACGGCCTTGGAGAAGAGGGTCGGTCGCTCTCCAGGCGCTGCTGGCGTACGAGGGGATTCGGGGATTTCTGGTCGCACATGCTCGTAGCGGAGGGCGCAGTGGATATCGCCGCAGAGCCGATCGTCAACCCGTGGGATCTTGCCGCCCTCCAAATCATCGTTGAGGAAGCCGGCGGACGGTTCACCGACTTCCGTGGTCGGACGACATACGAAGGGGGCACGGCGATATCGAGCAACGGCCTGGTCCACGACGAGGTGCTGGGTCTGCTTGGCGCCGTGTAG
- a CDS encoding class I SAM-dependent methyltransferase, producing MRVEGADRVRTALAGLAHGARVLDIGGGTGAHSEVMRTEGFVPVLVDPSAAQRAKAHGRRLQVVGGVSQRLPFSDHSFDMAYFHLSLHYGDWLDAVTEAVRVVRPGGKVWIWTFTRNYLETSFTGRWFPSVREHDVRRFPDVAVVADHFASSGMERVALGGIVERVERTVAEWEEAFRARFVSTLQLIEDDELEEGVKVFRSAHPDGAEPVVAGLEFVSISAWVPG from the coding sequence CTGCGAGTCGAAGGAGCGGACCGCGTCAGGACGGCGCTCGCCGGGCTGGCCCATGGAGCCCGGGTGCTGGACATCGGAGGGGGAACAGGGGCTCACTCGGAGGTCATGAGGACCGAGGGTTTTGTGCCGGTGCTCGTTGATCCATCGGCAGCGCAAAGGGCGAAGGCGCACGGGCGCCGCCTGCAGGTCGTCGGGGGCGTCTCCCAGCGATTGCCGTTTTCCGATCACTCATTCGACATGGCCTACTTCCATCTATCTCTGCACTACGGCGACTGGCTCGATGCAGTGACCGAAGCCGTCCGGGTCGTCCGGCCCGGCGGAAAGGTGTGGATCTGGACGTTCACCAGGAACTACCTGGAAACCTCCTTCACCGGGAGGTGGTTTCCCTCTGTTCGCGAACACGATGTGCGCCGTTTTCCCGATGTGGCAGTGGTGGCGGACCATTTCGCCTCCTCAGGAATGGAGCGGGTGGCGCTCGGAGGGATCGTCGAACGGGTCGAGCGGACCGTGGCTGAATGGGAGGAGGCGTTTAGAGCCCGATTCGTCAGCACCCTCCAGCTGATCGAGGACGATGAACTCGAGGAGGGGGTCAAGGTCTTCCGGTCCGCGCATCCGGATGGAGCGGAGCCGGTCGTCGCAGGCCTCGAGTTCGTGTCGATCTCGGCCTGGGTGCCCGGCTAG
- the ilvD gene encoding dihydroxy-acid dehydratase → MTRKIHSQDVTEGPAKAGARAMLRAVGLEEEDFAKPQVGLVSAGNEVTPCNLSGPRLAARAKEGVRAEGGIGLTFATIAVSDGIAMGHEGMRASLVSREVIADSVELVMHAERFDAMVTIAGCDKSLPGMLMAAARTNLPSVFLYGGSSLPGRWRGKDISIVDVFEGIGAFSEGTITKEELLGIEQSACPGEGSCAGMFTANTMASVGEAIGMSLPGSATVPAPDPRLEDYAVQSGVAVMRLLDANLRPRQIMTRPAFENAITTVMALGGSTNAVLHLLAIAHEAGVELTLEDFDIISRRTPHIGDLKPFGAYHMVDLDHIGGVPVVMRALFDEGLINGDIPTVTGKTVAENLTGVTFPGDQDVIRSSDNPLAPEGGIAVLRGSLALEGAVVKIAGIELNTFEGSARVFDDEQGALEALFRHDLAPGDVVVIRYEGPKGGPGMREMLQITAAIKGAGLGKDVLLITDGRFSGGTTGLCIGHVAPEAANGGALALVEEGDRIRVDLPARRLDLLVDEVTLATRRAGWKPPEPRYTTGALAKYARLVGSAEDGAVTA, encoded by the coding sequence ATGACGCGCAAGATCCACTCCCAGGATGTGACGGAAGGACCGGCCAAGGCAGGAGCGCGAGCAATGCTCCGGGCCGTCGGCCTCGAAGAGGAGGACTTCGCCAAGCCGCAAGTCGGCCTTGTTTCGGCAGGCAACGAGGTTACCCCCTGCAACCTCTCCGGCCCTCGACTGGCGGCACGGGCGAAAGAGGGTGTCCGGGCGGAAGGCGGCATCGGGCTCACCTTCGCCACCATTGCCGTGTCCGACGGGATCGCGATGGGGCACGAAGGGATGCGGGCGTCGCTCGTCAGCAGAGAGGTGATCGCCGACTCGGTCGAACTGGTGATGCATGCCGAACGTTTCGACGCCATGGTCACGATTGCCGGCTGCGACAAGTCCCTCCCCGGCATGCTGATGGCCGCAGCCCGCACCAACCTCCCGAGCGTGTTCCTGTACGGGGGTTCGAGTCTGCCCGGTCGCTGGCGCGGGAAGGACATCTCGATCGTCGACGTGTTCGAAGGGATCGGGGCCTTCAGTGAAGGGACCATCACCAAGGAGGAATTACTCGGGATCGAGCAGTCCGCCTGTCCCGGGGAGGGTTCGTGCGCGGGAATGTTCACGGCCAACACGATGGCATCGGTCGGTGAAGCGATCGGAATGTCGTTGCCCGGAAGCGCGACCGTCCCGGCCCCCGACCCGCGCCTTGAGGACTATGCGGTGCAGTCTGGAGTAGCCGTGATGCGACTCCTCGATGCCAACCTGCGGCCACGGCAGATCATGACCCGTCCTGCCTTCGAGAACGCCATCACGACGGTCATGGCCCTGGGAGGGTCGACGAACGCGGTGTTACATCTTCTGGCGATCGCCCATGAGGCTGGAGTGGAATTGACCCTGGAGGATTTCGACATCATCAGCCGCCGTACGCCGCACATCGGCGACCTCAAGCCGTTCGGCGCCTATCACATGGTCGACCTCGATCACATCGGGGGGGTGCCGGTCGTGATGCGAGCACTGTTCGATGAGGGCCTCATCAACGGCGACATCCCAACCGTTACCGGCAAGACGGTCGCTGAGAATCTCACAGGGGTCACCTTTCCCGGCGATCAGGATGTGATCAGATCCAGTGACAATCCGCTGGCGCCCGAGGGAGGCATCGCCGTGCTGCGCGGTTCGCTGGCGCTCGAAGGCGCCGTTGTGAAGATCGCAGGCATTGAACTGAACACCTTCGAGGGCTCCGCCCGGGTCTTCGACGACGAGCAAGGGGCGCTGGAGGCCCTGTTCAGGCACGATCTGGCCCCGGGCGACGTGGTCGTCATCCGCTATGAGGGTCCGAAGGGTGGGCCAGGCATGCGGGAGATGTTGCAGATCACGGCGGCCATCAAGGGTGCCGGCCTCGGCAAGGATGTATTGCTGATCACCGACGGACGATTCTCCGGCGGTACGACGGGTCTCTGCATCGGGCACGTGGCCCCGGAAGCAGCAAACGGCGGCGCCCTGGCCCTCGTTGAGGAGGGGGATCGGATCCGCGTTGACCTCCCCGCTCGACGATTGGACCTTCTCGTCGATGAGGTGACCCTGGCCACCCGCCGGGCAGGATGGAAACCCCCGGAACCCCGGTACACGACGGGCGCTCTGGCCAAGTACGCACGCCTGGTCGGTTCTGCAGAGGACGGTGCCGTCACAGCTTGA
- the queG gene encoding tRNA epoxyqueuosine(34) reductase QueG: MEQLVVRLRAAADHAGLDGFGIASAEPFEAVGRTMHERKAGGLSGRLGFTYRDPDLATDVRRSFPWAKSLVVAASTYVPMAGSPGPPDGAGGRIARFATRDHYAPLRAGLGMLTELLAASGFRVEALVDDGRLVDRAAAVRAGVAWWGKSTMVISPKHGPWLLLGSIVTDADLPVSEAMRRDCGKCDACIPACPTGALIAPGVLDATRCIAYWAQTAGVIPVSLRRPWGDRIYGCDDCLDACPPGHNSLEQTVESERIDLTELLSADDEALLDFAGHWFIPKRDPDYIRRNALIALGNSGLPEHLPILARYLGHRRATLRCHAAWALGEMGEEARPALAARRAVEHDPAVLGEIDAALGNLD; this comes from the coding sequence GTGGAACAACTTGTTGTGCGCTTGCGGGCTGCCGCTGATCACGCCGGACTCGATGGTTTCGGGATCGCCTCAGCTGAGCCGTTTGAGGCGGTGGGGCGGACTATGCACGAGCGAAAGGCCGGCGGCTTGTCGGGCCGGCTTGGATTCACCTATCGCGATCCGGATCTCGCTACAGATGTTCGCCGGTCGTTCCCGTGGGCGAAGTCACTCGTCGTTGCGGCGAGCACGTATGTTCCCATGGCCGGCTCGCCCGGTCCGCCCGACGGCGCAGGTGGGCGAATAGCCCGGTTCGCGACCCGGGATCACTACGCCCCGCTCCGTGCCGGTCTCGGAATGCTGACAGAGCTGCTGGCGGCGTCGGGGTTCCGGGTGGAAGCTCTGGTCGATGACGGCCGGCTGGTGGATCGTGCCGCCGCGGTCAGGGCCGGGGTCGCCTGGTGGGGTAAGAGCACGATGGTGATATCACCGAAGCACGGACCGTGGTTGCTGTTGGGTTCGATCGTCACCGACGCCGATCTCCCCGTGAGCGAAGCGATGCGACGCGACTGCGGCAAATGCGACGCTTGTATTCCGGCGTGTCCCACGGGAGCCTTGATCGCACCCGGGGTCCTCGATGCGACACGATGCATTGCCTACTGGGCTCAGACTGCCGGTGTCATCCCGGTTTCGTTGCGCAGGCCGTGGGGAGATCGCATCTACGGCTGCGATGACTGCCTCGACGCCTGCCCGCCCGGGCACAACTCTCTGGAACAGACGGTGGAGAGTGAGCGGATCGACCTTACCGAGCTTCTGTCGGCCGATGATGAGGCGTTGCTCGATTTCGCCGGACACTGGTTCATCCCCAAGCGCGACCCGGACTACATCCGGCGGAACGCTCTCATCGCGCTCGGTAACTCGGGTCTACCAGAACACCTCCCGATCCTGGCACGGTACCTCGGCCATCGCCGTGCAACGCTTCGGTGCCATGCGGCCTGGGCCCTCGGAGAGATGGGTGAAGAGGCCAGGCCCGCCTTGGCCGCACGCAGAGCAGTGGAGCACGATCCGGCTGTGCTGGGCGAGATCGACGCCGCGCTCGGCAATCTCGATTGA
- a CDS encoding SRPBCC family protein, which yields MAEGAVQSIEISAAPADVFSVLADLPTYPEWITAMRSVTVTAERDDGLAERALFEVDAMVKVISYELEYEYEVPHRIMWTALPGNDITEMEGSYDLTELEDGGTEVVYALKVDYSFPLPGFLRRQAEKQLVGTALRGLKKRVEEVQTA from the coding sequence ATGGCTGAAGGCGCCGTTCAAAGCATCGAGATATCTGCTGCTCCTGCGGACGTGTTTTCGGTACTCGCCGATCTCCCAACCTACCCTGAGTGGATCACCGCCATGCGGTCCGTCACCGTCACCGCCGAACGGGATGACGGGCTGGCGGAGCGTGCCCTTTTCGAGGTCGACGCCATGGTCAAGGTCATCTCATACGAGCTCGAGTACGAATACGAGGTTCCTCACCGCATTATGTGGACGGCCCTCCCGGGGAACGACATCACTGAGATGGAGGGCTCGTACGACCTGACGGAACTCGAAGACGGCGGCACTGAGGTCGTCTACGCACTGAAGGTCGACTACTCCTTCCCGCTTCCGGGATTCCTGCGCCGCCAGGCCGAGAAGCAACTGGTCGGGACGGCACTGCGCGGCCTCAAGAAGCGGGTTGAGGAAGTCCAAACCGCCTGA